The following coding sequences are from one Humulus lupulus chromosome X, drHumLupu1.1, whole genome shotgun sequence window:
- the LOC133803261 gene encoding squalene monooxygenase SE1-like, producing the protein MVDQFVIGWISVSLLSLIAFYNLVLKNKTPTDSSGKITECVQNNITAISGECQSKDGDVDVIIVGAGVAGSALAHTLGKVGRRVHVIERDLTEPDKIVGELLQPGGYLKLIELGLQDCVEELDAQRVFGYALFKDGKYTRLSYPLENFHSDVSGRSFHNGRFIQRMREKAVSLPNVQLEQGTVTSLLEDNGTVKGVQYKTKTGQEMMAYAPLTIVCDGCFSNLRRSLCNSKVDVPSCFVGLVLENCNLPYVNHGRVILADPSPILFYQISSTEVRSLVDVPGQKVPSISNGEMANYLKTVVAPQIPPQIYDSFVAAIDKGSIRTMPNRNMPASPQPTPGALLMGDAFNMRHPLTGGGMTVALSDIVVLRDLLKPLHDLNDSFSLCKYLESFYTLRKPVASTINTLAGALYMVFCASPDQARKEMREACFDYLSLGGVFSTGPVSLLSGLNPRPLSLVLHFFAVAIFGVGRLLLPFPSPKRIWIGAR; encoded by the exons ATGGTGGATCAGTTCGTGATTGGTTGGATCTCAGTCTCGTTGCTCAGCCTTATTGCGTTCTACAATCTGGTCCTCAAGAACAAGACTCCAACGGATTCGTCGGGGAAGATAACCGAATGCGTCCAGAATAATATCACGGCCATTAGCGGCGAATGCCAATCCAAAGATGGCGATGTAGACGTAATTATCGTTGGAGCCGGTGTCGCCGGCTCTGCTCTTGCTCACACACTCGGCAAG GTCGGACGCCGAGTGCATGTGATTGAAAGAGACTTGACGGAGCCAGACAAAATTGTTGGTGAACTACTGCAACCTGGAGGCTATCTCAAATTAATTGAGTTGGGACTTCAAG ATTGTGTGGAGGAACTTGATGCTCAGCGTGTGTTTGGATACGCTCTTTTCAAGGATGGGAAATACACTCGACTCTCTTACCCCTTGGAGAATTTTCACTCAGATGTGTCTGGAAGGAGCTTTCATAATGGACGTTTCATTCAGAGGATGCGGGAGAAAGCTGTTTCTCTTCCAAA TGTACAACTAGAGCAAGGAACAGTTACTTCACTGCTTGAAGACAATGGAACAGTTAAGGGGGTGCAGTACAAGACTAAGACTGGCCAAGAAATGATGGCATATGCTCCTCTGACTATTGTTTGCGATGGCTGTTTCTCAAACCTACGCCGTTCGCTTTGCAATTCTAAG GTTGATGTGCCATCTTGTTTTGTTGGTTTGGTTTTGGAAAACTGCAACCTTCCATATGTAAATCACGGGCGTGTTATACTAGCAGATCCTTCTCCCATTTTGTTCTATCAAATTAGTAGTACAGAAGTTCGCTCTCTGGTTGATGTTCCAGGACAGAAGGTTCCTTCTATTTCAAATGGTGAAATGGCAAACTACTTGAAGACTGTGGTTGCTCCTCAG ATTCCTCCTCAAATTTATGATTCCTTTGTGGCTGCAATTGACAAGGGTAGCATAAGGACAATGCCAAACCGGAACATGCCTGCTTCTCCCCAGCCTACCCCTGGAGCCCTGCTAATGGGAGATGCATTCAACATGCGCCATCCTCTAACCGGTGGAGGAATGACTGTGGCATTGTCTGATATTGTTGTCCTCCGTGATCTTCTAAAGCCTTTACATGATCTAAACGATTCATTTAGTCTCTGCAAATACCTCGAATCCTTTTACACTTTGCGAAAG CCAGTAGCATCCACTATAAACACATTGGCTGGAGCTCTGTACATGGTCTTTTGTGCTTCACCTGATCAAGCAAGGAAGGAAATGCGTGAGGCTTGCTTTGATTATTTAAGTCTTGGTGGAGTTTTCTCAACAGGACCAGTCTCTCTTCTTTCAGGATTAAACCCTCGTCCATTGAGCTTGGTTCTTCATTTTTTTGCTGTTGCAATATTTGGTGTTGGTCGATTGTTGCTTCCATTTCCGTCGCCTAAGCGCATCTGGATTGGAGCCAGATAG